Proteins co-encoded in one Myxococcus xanthus genomic window:
- a CDS encoding sigma-54-dependent Fis family transcriptional regulator, which translates to MASLTVRTPDGKIRAVSLHKRLTSIGRGPDNDIPLEDTSVPASALHVTFDGTRYEVGSLGATFHVNGKKRDAHALSTGDVVRVGHTELIFARDDAPRAPPLPASPPRELIHTSNPDSHTSELPGVPGRELLLLRRLTAFSERLLGLYDLERLLEGLMDEAIEVTRADKGFLILMENGDPRVKVARNVSRENIEDAVEKDKISDSIIAKVVKEQKALIVADALDSPEFNKSESVVNLRVHSVMCVPLMQKGDLFGVLYVGNDRLVNRFEPKSADMLTIFAAQASLILQNAMLVSDLKLDNTELRRKLEDQRYGDIVGACQGMRDVYKRIDKIAPTDISVLITGETGTGKELIAREIHRRSTRAKGPFITINCGAIPENLLESELFGHVKGAFTGAVATKAGKFQAAIGGTLFLDEIGEMPLQLQVKLLRALQEKVVYKVGDNRGEPVDIRVVAATNKVLEDEVKKNTFREDLYYRLNVVTLKLPPLRERGEDVVVLGRFFLQKYAREFSSKARGFTPSATVSMRKYGWPGNIRELENRLKKAVVLADKPLLGPDDLDLKPENLEPIMPLLQAKEEFQKRYINEVLARNNGNRTKTAKDLGVDPRTIFRHLEKLEAEKSGRPLPPEEGDELL; encoded by the coding sequence ATGGCCAGCCTCACCGTCCGCACCCCCGATGGCAAGATCCGCGCAGTCTCCCTGCACAAGCGCCTCACCAGCATTGGCCGGGGCCCGGACAACGACATCCCGCTGGAGGACACCTCCGTGCCCGCCAGCGCCCTGCACGTCACCTTCGACGGCACGCGCTACGAGGTAGGCAGCCTGGGCGCCACCTTCCACGTCAACGGCAAGAAGCGCGACGCCCATGCGCTCTCCACCGGCGACGTGGTCCGCGTGGGCCACACCGAGCTGATCTTCGCCCGGGACGACGCGCCCCGTGCACCGCCGCTACCCGCGTCCCCTCCGCGCGAGCTGATTCACACGTCCAACCCCGACTCGCACACCTCGGAGCTGCCCGGCGTCCCCGGCCGCGAGCTGCTGCTGCTGCGCCGGCTCACCGCGTTCAGCGAGCGGCTGCTGGGGCTCTACGACTTGGAGCGCCTCCTGGAGGGCCTGATGGACGAGGCCATCGAGGTGACGCGCGCCGACAAGGGCTTCCTCATCCTGATGGAGAACGGGGACCCGCGCGTGAAGGTGGCGCGCAACGTGTCCCGGGAGAACATCGAGGACGCGGTGGAGAAGGATAAAATCTCCGACTCCATCATCGCCAAGGTGGTGAAGGAGCAGAAGGCGCTCATCGTCGCGGACGCGCTGGACTCGCCGGAGTTCAACAAGAGCGAGTCGGTGGTGAACCTGCGCGTCCACTCCGTCATGTGCGTGCCGCTGATGCAGAAGGGCGACCTCTTCGGTGTCCTCTACGTGGGCAATGACCGGCTGGTGAACCGGTTCGAGCCCAAGAGCGCGGACATGCTCACCATCTTCGCGGCGCAGGCGTCGCTCATTCTCCAGAACGCGATGCTGGTGAGCGACCTCAAGCTCGACAACACCGAGCTGCGCCGCAAGCTGGAGGACCAGCGCTATGGCGACATCGTCGGCGCGTGCCAGGGCATGCGGGACGTGTACAAGCGCATCGACAAGATCGCGCCCACGGACATCTCCGTGCTCATTACCGGTGAGACGGGCACCGGCAAGGAGCTCATCGCGCGGGAAATCCACCGCCGCTCGACGCGCGCGAAGGGCCCCTTCATCACCATCAACTGCGGCGCGATTCCGGAGAACCTGCTGGAGAGCGAGCTGTTCGGCCACGTGAAGGGCGCCTTCACCGGCGCGGTGGCCACCAAGGCCGGCAAGTTCCAGGCGGCCATTGGCGGCACGCTCTTCCTGGACGAAATCGGTGAGATGCCGCTGCAGCTCCAGGTGAAGCTCTTGCGCGCGCTCCAGGAGAAGGTCGTCTACAAGGTCGGCGACAACCGCGGCGAGCCGGTGGACATCCGCGTGGTGGCGGCCACCAACAAGGTGCTCGAGGACGAGGTGAAGAAGAACACCTTCCGCGAGGACCTCTACTACCGTCTCAACGTCGTCACGCTGAAGCTGCCGCCCCTGCGAGAGCGCGGCGAGGACGTGGTGGTGCTCGGCCGCTTCTTCCTCCAGAAGTACGCCCGCGAGTTCAGCTCCAAGGCCCGCGGCTTCACCCCCTCCGCCACCGTGTCCATGCGCAAGTACGGCTGGCCGGGCAACATCCGCGAGTTGGAGAACCGGCTCAAGAAGGCGGTGGTGCTCGCGGACAAGCCGCTCCTGGGGCCGGATGACCTGGACCTGAAGCCGGAGAACCTGGAGCCCATCATGCCGCTGCTCCAGGCCAAGGAAGAGTTCCAGAAGCGTTACATCAACGAGGTGCTCGCCCGGAACAACGGGAACCGCACCAAGACGGCCAAGGACCTGGGAGTGGACCCGCGCACCATCTTCCGGCATCTGGAGAAGCTGGAAGCGGAGAAGTCAGGGCGGCCCCTGCCGCCCGAGGAGGGAGACGAGCTGCTCTAG
- a CDS encoding carboxypeptidase-like regulatory domain-containing protein: MRRVRRLAWTVLLSGLPSAGCVLLEEAPDPSQLVCRADSDCAINEVCFPDGCGDPGRDIVVEVTPNPHDGLHAQDFQVDAIRPELNLALFGPATVQGSTVRATAPAGSAPRPYNEPLHLTARGESALLPGVARLFTADLVPLNGAWVLPVGTGTYTVTLEPEDLGLPPVRGEATVSPGGAVPLQLVLPSPNQVARLEGRVVRQGAQPVDAALQVQALDADLTPLSQRVPVARGSGAFSLALPLEASQRTSLLVRVTATGDVWVPQKTFTVDPREPLAAPLELGDYGDPVQVSGRILGRDGRPVVQASVSLRGPVGGGGSYQGPLGTTDAEGRFTVETLPSGPGGNLSLVVVPPSGSTAGLTVQSVEVPRTGAVLPDVVCPDRRFIRGTILQTDNASPALGVRVLADPVGQVPGWPRPPAGSESLGTTDDTGAFRLGLDPGIYRVDFIPTENLPRVSRVITVLPGDDASEQVLATFPLQRGRTVRGMVTEAGAPSPYASVRFYRVADLGGRPSPVLLSQTVSDHLGRYTALLPVR, translated from the coding sequence GTGAGGCGGGTGCGGCGGCTCGCGTGGACGGTCCTGCTGTCGGGTCTGCCCAGCGCCGGCTGCGTGCTGCTGGAGGAAGCGCCCGACCCCAGCCAGTTGGTGTGCCGCGCGGACAGCGACTGTGCCATCAACGAGGTGTGCTTCCCGGACGGCTGCGGCGACCCGGGCCGGGACATCGTGGTGGAGGTGACGCCCAACCCCCATGACGGCCTGCACGCGCAGGACTTCCAGGTAGACGCCATCCGGCCGGAGCTGAACCTGGCACTGTTCGGGCCCGCCACCGTCCAGGGCAGCACCGTGCGCGCCACGGCCCCCGCCGGCAGCGCCCCGCGCCCCTACAACGAGCCGCTCCACCTCACCGCCCGCGGGGAGAGCGCGCTGCTGCCGGGTGTGGCGCGCCTCTTCACGGCCGACCTGGTCCCTCTCAACGGCGCCTGGGTGCTGCCCGTGGGGACCGGGACGTACACGGTGACGTTGGAGCCGGAGGACCTGGGGCTGCCACCGGTGCGAGGCGAAGCCACCGTGTCGCCCGGCGGCGCCGTGCCCCTGCAACTGGTGCTGCCCTCCCCCAACCAGGTGGCCCGGCTGGAAGGCCGGGTGGTGCGCCAGGGCGCGCAGCCCGTGGACGCCGCGCTGCAGGTCCAAGCGCTGGACGCGGACCTGACACCCCTGTCCCAGCGCGTGCCGGTGGCGCGCGGCTCGGGCGCCTTCTCCCTGGCCCTGCCGCTGGAGGCCTCGCAGCGCACCAGCCTCCTGGTGCGCGTGACGGCGACAGGCGACGTGTGGGTGCCGCAGAAGACGTTCACCGTGGATCCCCGCGAGCCGCTCGCCGCGCCGCTGGAGTTGGGTGACTACGGCGACCCGGTCCAGGTGTCCGGCCGCATCCTGGGACGGGACGGCCGGCCCGTGGTCCAGGCCTCCGTGTCCCTGCGCGGACCCGTGGGAGGCGGCGGCAGTTACCAGGGGCCCCTGGGCACCACCGACGCGGAGGGCCGCTTCACGGTGGAGACGCTCCCGTCGGGGCCGGGCGGCAACCTGTCACTGGTGGTGGTGCCGCCGTCAGGCTCCACCGCGGGCCTGACGGTGCAGTCGGTGGAGGTGCCTCGCACCGGCGCGGTGCTGCCGGACGTCGTGTGTCCGGACCGCCGCTTCATCCGGGGGACGATTCTCCAGACGGACAACGCCTCACCGGCGCTGGGCGTGAGGGTGCTGGCGGATCCGGTGGGACAGGTGCCCGGCTGGCCGCGTCCACCGGCGGGCAGTGAGTCCCTGGGCACCACCGACGACACGGGCGCCTTCCGCCTGGGGTTGGATCCGGGCATCTACCGTGTGGACTTCATCCCCACGGAGAACCTACCCCGCGTCAGCCGCGTCATCACCGTGCTCCCCGGCGACGACGCGTCCGAGCAGGTGCTGGCCACCTTCCCCCTCCAGCGCGGCCGCACGGTGCGGGGCATGGTGACCGAGGCCGGAGCGCCCTCGCCCTATGCCTCCGTGCGCTTCTACCGGGTGGCGGACCTGGGAGGGCGCCCGTCTCCGGTGCTGCTGTCGCAGACGGTGTCGGACCACCTGGGCCGCTACACCGCCCTGCTGCCGGTGCGCTGA
- a CDS encoding tetratricopeptide repeat protein, with protein MRESAEFISGPRKMSMPDQPKTDVEKELTDLRREIVEARNLVIKSDNLLKNLHAEVKAVGKRHEDFQKRQWLSSAVAYVLFAVICVGAALMITSARSTSATNEKERLEKTVADLTGQLEKQRADTAAHQSVQQEANKVYKMMTSLPGDERLKGIDALVKLDTSRLSNLERQALNDRAAVLRRETGDAAFEQGKIAFRKNEMDSVISNMERFLAMNPPQDQALDASFYLGTAYNNTRNHEKAVPLLARFVDGDRKSKTRDYAMLLLAHSYQEVGQYDKALEVARDAAGAYLNSPYQSQFRGRIATVKRLKNPESAAPPAPAQATSQPGQ; from the coding sequence ATGCGTGAATCGGCCGAATTCATTTCCGGGCCTAGGAAGATGTCCATGCCAGACCAGCCGAAAACGGATGTGGAAAAGGAGCTCACGGATCTGCGCCGTGAGATTGTCGAGGCACGCAACCTCGTCATCAAGAGCGACAACCTGCTCAAGAACCTCCATGCGGAGGTGAAGGCGGTTGGCAAACGTCACGAAGATTTCCAGAAGCGCCAGTGGCTGTCGTCCGCGGTGGCCTACGTGCTGTTCGCGGTCATCTGCGTGGGCGCCGCGCTGATGATCACCAGCGCGCGCAGCACCAGCGCCACCAACGAGAAGGAGCGCCTGGAGAAGACGGTCGCCGACCTCACCGGCCAACTGGAGAAGCAGCGCGCGGACACCGCGGCGCACCAGTCGGTCCAGCAGGAGGCGAACAAGGTCTACAAGATGATGACCAGCCTGCCCGGTGACGAGCGCCTCAAGGGCATCGACGCGCTGGTGAAGCTGGACACGTCGCGGCTGAGCAACCTGGAGCGCCAGGCCCTCAATGACCGCGCCGCCGTGCTGCGCCGGGAGACGGGCGACGCCGCGTTCGAGCAGGGCAAGATTGCCTTCCGCAAGAACGAGATGGACAGCGTCATCTCCAACATGGAGCGGTTCCTGGCCATGAACCCGCCGCAGGACCAGGCGCTGGACGCGTCCTTCTACCTGGGTACGGCCTACAACAACACCCGTAACCACGAGAAGGCGGTGCCGCTGCTCGCCCGCTTCGTGGACGGGGACCGCAAGTCGAAGACGCGCGACTACGCCATGTTGCTGCTGGCGCACTCCTACCAGGAGGTCGGCCAGTACGATAAGGCGCTGGAAGTCGCCCGTGACGCGGCCGGCGCCTACCTCAACAGCCCGTACCAGTCGCAGTTCCGGGGCCGCATCGCCACGGTGAAGCGCCTGAAGAACCCGGAGAGCGCGGCGCCCCCGGCTCCGGCCCAGGCGACCAGCCAGCCCGGTCAGTAG
- the mutL gene encoding DNA mismatch repair endonuclease MutL: MSRIARLSDVLINKIAAGEVVERPASVVKELVENAIDAGAGTVRVELDGGGVDRIIVSDDGHGMGRSDAVACLERHATSKLRELDDLFHIDSMGFRGEAIPAIASVSRFTLHSAAANSEVGTRVSVEGGGPPLVEDAPPRTGTVMTVEDLFFNVPARRKFLRRGDTELKHAEEAVVRLALAYPEVGFFASHEGGTLFSSAACPDDPRERIAAALGSTSHPHLFPVEERRLGVAVTGFAASPEFTFNNARGLYTFVNRRYIRDRGLIGTIQRAYQDFLAAGRQPVVVLHIDVDPRAVDVNVHPQKQEVRFADARGVQEALTAALSRMLRAAPWLGSGVEGAAPQAGQPMDAAHYAHAVERFLTRAQEAAWGGPLPTAMDAPGPGPGAPSLGPLGQGARPGALPFAAAVGQAPAFGQAQPQLNEAPPPGYFGALRPLGMLGGRFHVCEGPGGTLVVMDPHAALERARLTGYLRALESGKPPPAPTLFGTTLELPVAAAKALVEGREALSRLGFDVEPFGGTTVALKTVPPGLEGADARSLLEALARALPPKSATLDTVSLAEAVRVMACHAAKQAGAVPLSDAQFRALLGELDRADFHPTCSHGTVVVLEMPLLELERRAR; encoded by the coding sequence ATGTCCCGGATTGCCCGTCTCAGCGACGTCCTCATCAACAAGATTGCCGCCGGCGAAGTGGTGGAACGCCCTGCCTCCGTCGTGAAGGAGCTGGTGGAAAACGCCATCGACGCCGGTGCCGGTACGGTCCGCGTCGAGCTGGACGGTGGAGGCGTGGACCGCATCATCGTGTCGGATGATGGGCACGGTATGGGACGCTCGGACGCCGTGGCGTGCCTGGAGCGCCACGCCACCAGCAAGCTGCGCGAGCTGGACGACCTGTTCCACATCGACTCCATGGGGTTCCGGGGCGAGGCCATTCCCGCCATCGCATCCGTTTCCCGGTTCACACTTCACTCCGCGGCCGCGAACTCCGAGGTGGGCACGCGGGTGTCGGTGGAGGGCGGTGGGCCACCGCTGGTGGAGGACGCGCCGCCGCGGACGGGCACGGTCATGACTGTGGAGGACCTGTTCTTCAACGTGCCCGCGCGCCGCAAGTTCCTGCGCCGGGGCGACACGGAGCTGAAGCACGCGGAGGAGGCCGTGGTGCGCCTGGCCCTGGCGTACCCGGAGGTGGGCTTCTTCGCCTCGCACGAGGGCGGCACGCTCTTCTCCAGCGCGGCCTGCCCGGATGACCCGCGCGAGCGAATCGCCGCGGCGCTGGGCTCCACGTCGCATCCGCACCTGTTCCCCGTGGAGGAGCGCCGGCTGGGCGTGGCCGTCACGGGGTTCGCCGCGTCGCCCGAGTTCACATTCAACAACGCGCGCGGCCTCTACACCTTCGTCAACCGCCGCTACATCCGGGATCGCGGCCTCATTGGCACTATTCAGCGCGCGTACCAGGACTTCCTCGCCGCCGGGCGCCAGCCCGTGGTGGTGCTGCACATCGACGTGGACCCGCGCGCGGTGGACGTCAACGTGCACCCGCAGAAGCAGGAGGTCCGCTTCGCCGACGCCCGGGGTGTCCAGGAGGCGTTGACGGCCGCGCTCAGCCGCATGCTGCGCGCCGCGCCGTGGCTGGGCTCGGGCGTGGAGGGCGCCGCGCCCCAGGCCGGCCAGCCCATGGACGCCGCGCACTACGCGCACGCCGTGGAGCGCTTCCTCACCCGCGCCCAGGAAGCCGCGTGGGGCGGCCCGCTGCCCACCGCCATGGACGCGCCGGGCCCCGGTCCAGGGGCGCCGTCCCTGGGGCCGCTGGGGCAGGGGGCTCGGCCGGGAGCGCTGCCCTTCGCCGCCGCGGTGGGGCAGGCCCCCGCCTTCGGTCAGGCGCAGCCGCAACTCAACGAGGCACCTCCGCCGGGCTACTTCGGCGCGCTGCGGCCCCTGGGCATGCTGGGGGGCCGCTTCCATGTCTGCGAGGGACCGGGGGGCACGCTGGTGGTGATGGATCCGCACGCGGCGCTGGAGCGCGCGCGCCTGACGGGCTACCTGCGCGCGTTGGAGTCCGGCAAGCCGCCTCCGGCGCCCACGCTCTTCGGCACCACGCTGGAGTTGCCCGTCGCGGCGGCCAAGGCTCTGGTGGAGGGCAGGGAAGCCCTGTCCCGCCTGGGCTTCGACGTGGAGCCGTTCGGCGGCACCACGGTGGCGTTGAAGACGGTGCCGCCGGGACTGGAAGGGGCGGACGCGCGTTCGCTGCTGGAGGCCCTGGCGCGGGCGCTTCCGCCGAAGAGCGCGACGTTGGACACGGTGTCGCTGGCGGAGGCGGTGCGGGTGATGGCGTGCCACGCAGCGAAGCAGGCCGGCGCCGTGCCGCTCTCCGACGCGCAGTTCCGCGCGCTGCTCGGGGAGTTGGACCGGGCCGACTTCCACCCCACGTGCAGCCACGGCACGGTGGTGGTGTTGGAGATGCCCTTGCTGGAGCTGGAGCGGCGCGCCCGCTGA
- a CDS encoding SDR family oxidoreductase, translating to MDVSRPGKGRLRIAVTGASGDYGRLLLSRLDQDPDVESILVLDVVRPEGDKVEFHRVDLTRYDAESELTDALTERPVDALYHLAFLFGPIRNGSLAHELEVIGTMNVLTAAGRSRLPRLVVPSLTAVYGARGNNPAMLREDSALQGCPHSRFVTDKVEVEGQVRAFRERHPEMRVLVLRFAPVLGPSVDNPATRFLKNPVVPTLMGFDPLWQGLHEDDAARALHLALRADASGEFNIVGRGVMPISGLIQQAGARPLPLPGPLFRAGLHTLDAVGAGTLPVALLDYIHYSWVADGERAESALGFIPLHHVRDAAAALKRS from the coding sequence ATGGACGTGTCACGACCAGGCAAGGGACGGCTGCGCATCGCGGTAACGGGCGCGAGCGGCGACTATGGGCGGCTCCTGCTGTCTCGGCTGGACCAGGATCCCGACGTGGAGAGCATCCTCGTGCTCGACGTCGTCCGTCCGGAGGGCGACAAGGTGGAGTTCCACCGCGTGGACCTCACCCGGTACGATGCCGAGAGCGAGCTCACCGACGCGCTCACCGAGCGCCCCGTGGACGCGCTCTATCACCTGGCGTTCCTGTTCGGACCCATCCGCAACGGCTCCCTGGCGCACGAGCTGGAAGTCATCGGCACCATGAACGTGCTGACGGCGGCGGGCCGCTCCCGGCTGCCCCGGCTGGTGGTGCCCTCCCTGACGGCTGTCTACGGCGCGCGCGGGAACAACCCCGCGATGCTGCGCGAGGACTCGGCGCTCCAGGGTTGCCCGCACAGCCGCTTCGTCACCGACAAGGTGGAGGTGGAAGGCCAGGTGCGCGCCTTCCGGGAGCGGCATCCGGAAATGCGCGTGCTGGTGCTGCGCTTCGCGCCGGTACTCGGGCCCTCGGTGGACAACCCGGCCACGCGCTTCTTGAAGAATCCCGTGGTGCCCACGCTGATGGGCTTCGATCCGCTCTGGCAGGGGCTGCACGAAGACGACGCCGCGCGTGCCTTGCACCTGGCCCTGCGCGCGGACGCGTCCGGTGAGTTCAACATCGTGGGCCGCGGGGTGATGCCGATCTCCGGCCTCATTCAGCAGGCGGGCGCACGGCCGCTCCCTCTGCCAGGGCCCTTGTTTCGGGCCGGCCTGCATACGTTGGACGCCGTGGGCGCGGGCACGTTGCCCGTGGCCCTGCTCGACTACATCCATTACTCATGGGTCGCGGACGGCGAGCGCGCCGAGTCCGCACTCGGTTTCATCCCCCTCCACCATGTCAGAGACGCCGCTGCGGCGCTGAAGAGGAGCTAG
- a CDS encoding lysophospholipid acyltransferase family protein, whose product MAKGVLGNDPFKRGAAPRPTESSTPGGEEKAAAAETVTKKKPGPGGTAPAKAGGKAAAAKSRKHEGKKTSGKAKGGKAAGGMKGAAAAARPPAQASGPRAPAPQAERTEAADAALSPREPAPSQQARTPQAPQTSAHGADDAVRPLREPAVSAPLTLDSQAPGPVNDAGVPTPKQRDVDLALAEALAADVAEAAATAAVDAALGAEAGPDAEVERLMATEFATELAEAAVEEALERGAPAQSLEQEQELAAAVAAQVADSAARAAIDQVRARHATPDAPAVTRWERETPVRVVVTDEADTSAVEPEVELPDATRDELPPSRRGPLSLVPPPATDAGESSYRESFSPESGRGEPEGIRPLAERAVGALSLARDIAGQALASESLARAMLAMGGLKDMLRAGLGTGGGANLDEYGKDPSLVERLEPVLEFLYSQYWRVSVQGVDHVPPGAAILVANHSGALPYDGLVMSMALTRERPDLREPRWLVEDQVFHAPMLGTLFNRLGAVRACPENALRLLDEHRPLVVFPEGYQALSKPFGERYRLKRFGRGGFVKLAVRTGAPIVPVAIVGAEETSPLLGRIPASFLGLPYVPLTPLGPLPLPAKWSIRFGEPIGVEDLAPEAADDLGEVQRLTERTREAIQSMLQSLLRERRSVFAG is encoded by the coding sequence ATGGCCAAGGGTGTCCTTGGGAACGATCCCTTCAAGCGCGGCGCCGCGCCGCGCCCCACCGAATCCTCCACGCCGGGTGGCGAGGAAAAGGCCGCCGCCGCGGAGACGGTGACGAAGAAGAAGCCGGGGCCTGGCGGGACGGCGCCCGCGAAGGCCGGTGGCAAGGCGGCTGCCGCGAAGTCGCGCAAGCACGAGGGCAAGAAGACGTCCGGGAAGGCCAAGGGAGGCAAGGCGGCCGGAGGCATGAAGGGCGCCGCCGCGGCTGCCCGGCCTCCGGCGCAGGCATCGGGGCCGCGGGCTCCCGCGCCGCAGGCCGAAAGGACTGAGGCAGCGGACGCCGCGCTGTCGCCGCGCGAACCCGCCCCGTCCCAGCAGGCGCGGACGCCGCAGGCCCCCCAGACTTCTGCCCACGGCGCGGACGACGCCGTGCGTCCCCTGCGCGAGCCCGCGGTGTCCGCGCCGCTCACGCTGGATTCACAAGCCCCCGGCCCGGTGAACGATGCCGGTGTCCCCACGCCGAAGCAGCGCGACGTGGACCTTGCCTTGGCGGAAGCCCTGGCAGCCGACGTGGCCGAAGCCGCCGCCACCGCCGCGGTGGACGCGGCGCTGGGCGCGGAGGCCGGCCCCGACGCCGAGGTCGAGCGGCTCATGGCCACGGAGTTTGCGACCGAGCTGGCCGAAGCCGCGGTGGAGGAAGCGCTGGAGCGGGGCGCTCCTGCCCAGTCTCTGGAACAAGAGCAGGAGCTCGCCGCCGCCGTGGCCGCGCAGGTCGCGGACAGCGCCGCACGGGCCGCCATCGACCAGGTGCGCGCCCGCCACGCCACACCGGATGCTCCGGCCGTCACCCGGTGGGAGCGGGAGACGCCGGTCCGCGTCGTGGTGACGGACGAAGCGGACACGTCCGCGGTGGAACCGGAAGTCGAGCTTCCGGATGCCACACGCGACGAGCTCCCTCCCAGCCGCAGGGGCCCGCTGTCGCTGGTGCCTCCGCCCGCCACGGACGCGGGTGAGTCGTCCTATCGGGAGTCCTTCTCTCCGGAGTCCGGACGGGGTGAGCCAGAGGGTATCCGTCCCCTGGCGGAGCGCGCCGTGGGGGCCCTGTCCCTGGCGCGTGACATCGCTGGGCAGGCCCTGGCGAGCGAGAGTCTGGCCCGGGCGATGCTCGCGATGGGCGGCCTGAAGGACATGCTCCGCGCCGGCCTGGGCACTGGCGGTGGCGCGAACCTGGACGAGTACGGCAAGGACCCATCGCTCGTCGAGCGGCTGGAGCCCGTGCTCGAGTTCCTCTATTCGCAGTACTGGCGCGTGTCCGTGCAGGGCGTGGACCACGTGCCGCCGGGCGCGGCCATCCTGGTGGCCAACCATTCGGGCGCCCTGCCCTACGACGGGCTCGTCATGTCCATGGCCCTCACGCGTGAGCGCCCGGACCTGCGCGAGCCCCGCTGGCTGGTGGAAGACCAGGTCTTCCACGCACCGATGCTGGGCACCCTCTTCAATCGGCTCGGCGCCGTGCGGGCCTGCCCGGAGAACGCGCTGCGGCTCCTGGACGAGCATCGTCCGCTGGTCGTCTTCCCCGAAGGCTACCAGGCACTCAGCAAGCCCTTCGGCGAGCGTTACCGGCTGAAGCGCTTCGGCCGCGGTGGCTTCGTGAAGCTGGCGGTGCGCACCGGCGCGCCCATCGTCCCGGTGGCCATCGTCGGCGCGGAGGAGACGTCGCCGCTGCTGGGCCGCATCCCCGCCTCCTTCCTGGGACTGCCCTACGTGCCCCTCACGCCGCTGGGCCCCCTGCCCCTGCCGGCCAAGTGGAGCATCCGTTTCGGCGAACCCATTGGCGTCGAGGACCTCGCGCCCGAGGCCGCGGACGACCTGGGCGAGGTCCAGCGCCTCACCGAGCGCACCCGTGAGGCCATCCAGAGCATGCTCCAGTCACTGCTGCGCGAGCGCCGCTCCGTCTTCGCGGGCTGA
- a CDS encoding GGDEF domain-containing protein: MQKETVVTVISKISDRPVNLDAALVVIYGLDLGRKFDLTSEETLIGRSSKADIQIDQESVSRNHASITNSREGVRIRDLGSTNGTFVNDELAEGVRELRNGDLVKIGRTIFKYIAGGNIEAAYHDEIYRLTTMDGLTQIYNRRYFDEQLDREISRSRRYERMLSLVLLDIDHFKAVNDKYGHLAGDSVLKQLASTVRTKIRREDVFARYGGEEFAILLPEVSLSGTRQLAEKVRRLVEKQRFEFDRQVIPVTVSVGLAVLEPHHREPGELVRDADEKLFDAKTSGRNRVVG, translated from the coding sequence GTGCAGAAGGAGACGGTCGTCACGGTCATCTCGAAGATCTCCGACCGGCCGGTCAACCTCGACGCGGCGCTGGTGGTGATCTACGGCTTGGACCTGGGGCGCAAGTTCGACCTCACGTCCGAGGAGACGCTCATCGGGCGCTCGTCCAAGGCGGACATCCAGATCGACCAGGAATCGGTCAGCCGCAACCACGCGAGCATCACCAATTCGCGCGAGGGCGTGCGCATCCGCGACCTGGGCTCCACCAACGGCACGTTCGTCAACGACGAACTGGCGGAGGGGGTGCGCGAGCTGCGCAACGGCGACCTCGTGAAGATTGGCCGCACCATCTTCAAGTACATCGCCGGCGGGAACATCGAGGCCGCGTACCACGACGAAATCTACCGGCTGACCACGATGGACGGCCTCACGCAGATCTACAACCGGCGCTACTTCGACGAGCAGCTGGACCGGGAGATTTCGCGGAGCCGCCGCTACGAGCGGATGCTGTCGCTGGTGCTGCTGGACATCGACCACTTCAAGGCCGTGAACGACAAGTACGGGCACCTGGCGGGGGACTCGGTGCTCAAGCAGCTCGCATCCACGGTGCGCACGAAGATCCGCCGTGAGGACGTGTTCGCGCGTTACGGCGGCGAGGAGTTCGCCATCCTGCTGCCGGAGGTGTCGCTGTCCGGCACGCGTCAGCTCGCGGAGAAGGTGCGCCGGCTGGTGGAGAAGCAGCGCTTCGAGTTCGACCGGCAGGTGATTCCCGTCACGGTGTCCGTGGGGCTCGCGGTGCTGGAGCCGCACCACCGCGAGCCAGGTGAACTGGTGCGCGACGCCGACGAGAAGCTCTTCGATGCGAAAACGTCCGGCCGCAACCGCGTGGTGGGCTGA